In one window of Actinomycetota bacterium DNA:
- the raiA gene encoding ribosome-associated translation inhibitor RaiA — MDMVIKGRHMVVTDAIREYAHDKIGRNAKIIDGDHVRAEVELYVEKNPSIGKNHVAEVTVWTKGPVIRAKEAASDMYAAIDLVSEKLERQFRKYKGKVLDRHLGKRAASTQLVPVESDTYEEAQPSIVKTKVLNVKPMMPEEAILQLELLGHDFFVFTSAETEAVNVLYRRKDGDYGLIEPRVS, encoded by the coding sequence ATGGACATGGTAATCAAGGGTCGGCATATGGTGGTAACAGACGCTATTCGCGAGTACGCGCACGACAAGATCGGCCGAAACGCCAAAATCATCGATGGCGACCATGTGCGGGCCGAAGTCGAGCTTTATGTGGAGAAGAACCCCTCCATCGGCAAAAATCATGTCGCGGAGGTCACTGTTTGGACGAAGGGCCCTGTCATTCGCGCCAAAGAGGCCGCTTCTGACATGTATGCCGCGATCGACCTTGTGTCAGAGAAGTTGGAGCGCCAATTTCGCAAGTACAAGGGCAAGGTGCTCGACAGGCATCTCGGCAAGCGGGCGGCTTCAACTCAATTGGTGCCAGTGGAGAGCGATACCTACGAGGAAGCGCAGCCCAGCATCGTCAAGACCAAGGTGCTCAATGTAAAGCCGATGATGCCTGAAGAGGCGATACTCCAACTCGAGCTGTTGGGCCATGACTTTTTTGTGTTTACATCCGCCGAAACGGAGGCGGTCAATGTTTTGTATCGTCGCAAGGACGGGGATTATGGCCTGATAGAGCCGCGCGTTAGCTGA
- a CDS encoding HD domain-containing protein, giving the protein MFSARASGTVIAIGSLTALLVMEFIGPDIRLLTSLLLAGGIAVFNLLPLALTRGGKLGIDVGAAVGAMMLLSPEVATLTAALGSAVALVLVKPTDISRMWFFDLFRRVIVIYGLALLFSIAFLGSGFPLGHLQLFLLGGLSGVVYALVDIVGFLIFEGRYGFSRIRDAFNGIVRTVGTLYLSQISIAIVMVLIYPGLGDFAVFILVALMVIMQHSFTLLLGLRSAYMHTISALAHIPEMQHPARSGHAERTAELSALIGRQLGLSGELMERLTTAALLHDIGRLGLEARVDGSVHESSDTVASRGAEMLSKVEFLSDLAPVLLLQGRESKFALEVEVDKFLLAQIVRVASHYDDLAARGVPTAERISIMRQRDPAGHSESVLNALEAGLAYGGRR; this is encoded by the coding sequence ATGTTTAGCGCAAGGGCGTCAGGGACTGTCATAGCCATCGGATCGCTGACGGCCTTGCTTGTGATGGAGTTTATCGGGCCTGATATCAGGCTGCTGACATCACTATTACTTGCTGGTGGTATTGCGGTATTCAATCTCTTGCCATTGGCTTTGACTCGCGGCGGCAAACTCGGAATCGACGTAGGAGCGGCCGTCGGAGCCATGATGCTGCTCTCACCCGAAGTCGCAACCTTGACCGCGGCTTTGGGGTCGGCGGTGGCCCTGGTTTTAGTAAAGCCCACCGACATATCGCGTATGTGGTTTTTTGATCTATTCAGGCGCGTGATAGTTATATATGGCCTGGCTCTGCTGTTTAGCATTGCGTTTTTGGGTTCGGGTTTCCCCCTCGGGCACTTGCAACTTTTTCTTTTGGGCGGTTTATCTGGGGTAGTTTATGCCTTAGTGGATATTGTTGGGTTCTTGATTTTCGAAGGAAGGTATGGATTTTCTCGGATCCGCGATGCTTTTAATGGGATCGTCCGAACTGTCGGTACGCTCTATCTCTCGCAGATATCGATTGCAATTGTTATGGTGCTGATCTATCCGGGGCTAGGTGATTTCGCGGTTTTTATCCTTGTGGCCCTAATGGTGATTATGCAGCACAGCTTCACTCTGCTTCTCGGCTTGCGCTCGGCATATATGCACACCATCTCGGCGCTCGCGCACATCCCCGAAATGCAACACCCAGCCAGAAGCGGGCATGCCGAGCGTACAGCGGAGCTTTCCGCCTTGATCGGCCGTCAGCTTGGTCTGAGCGGAGAGTTGATGGAGCGGCTCACGACAGCCGCTCTCTTGCATGACATCGGCAGGTTAGGGCTGGAAGCAAGGGTGGATGGCAGCGTCCACGAGAGCTCCGATACTGTTGCGTCCCGCGGAGCCGAAATGCTCTCAAAAGTCGAGTTTCTTAGTGATCTTGCGCCGGTACTGTTACTTCAGGGCAGGGAGTCGAAGTTTGCCCTTGAGGTCGAGGTGGACAAGTTCTTGTTGGCGCAGATCGTGAGGGTCGCCTCACACTATGATGATCTCGCAGCCAGGGGCGTGCCTACAGCTGAGCGCATCTCCATCATGCGACAAAGAGATCCGGCCGGGCACTCTGAAAGTGTTCTGAATGCCCTTGAGGCTGGGCTGGCTTACGGGGGTAGGCGATGA
- a CDS encoding basic amino acid ABC transporter substrate-binding protein has product MTKLRKFFPTVLAMMLAMAVLLSGCAPAAQPPEPANGPAAEEPADLGTLVPGKIIVGSDTAYPPFESVVDGEIVGFDVDLVKAIGERIGYEVEFKTYKFDALITGMQAGTEFDMIASAMTITPERAEKINFSDPYINANQSLAVVKDSPVASVDDLGAGDKVGVQSGTTGAIWAKENLEPKGVEIVTFDDILAAFGALQARDVDAVINDAPISQDIAKDPARGVAVVAEIQTDEQYGFGFNKENTALRDAVNGALAEIKEDGTYVEIYRKWFGADPLSIP; this is encoded by the coding sequence ATGACCAAATTGCGTAAGTTTTTCCCGACGGTGCTTGCGATGATGCTGGCGATGGCGGTGCTGCTTTCTGGCTGTGCACCGGCTGCCCAGCCGCCTGAACCGGCCAACGGGCCTGCTGCCGAAGAGCCAGCAGATCTCGGAACGCTGGTTCCCGGCAAGATAATCGTGGGTTCGGACACGGCGTATCCTCCGTTTGAGAGCGTGGTTGACGGAGAGATCGTTGGTTTCGACGTCGACTTGGTGAAGGCGATAGGCGAGCGCATCGGCTACGAGGTGGAGTTCAAGACCTACAAGTTCGACGCTCTCATCACCGGAATGCAGGCAGGCACAGAGTTCGACATGATAGCCTCGGCGATGACGATCACTCCCGAGCGTGCCGAGAAGATCAACTTCTCGGACCCCTACATCAACGCGAACCAGTCTTTGGCTGTCGTCAAGGATTCGCCTGTTGCCAGCGTCGATGATCTCGGAGCCGGGGACAAGGTCGGAGTTCAGTCCGGAACCACCGGCGCGATCTGGGCCAAGGAAAATCTAGAGCCGAAGGGTGTTGAGATTGTAACTTTCGATGACATTCTCGCAGCATTTGGCGCTTTGCAGGCTCGTGATGTTGATGCTGTGATCAACGACGCACCGATCTCGCAGGATATCGCGAAGGATCCCGCACGCGGCGTGGCCGTTGTCGCTGAGATCCAAACCGATGAGCAGTACGGATTCGGGTTCAACAAGGAAAACACCGCGCTGCGTGATGCGGTAAACGGCGCACTAGCCGAGATAAAGGAAGACGGTACATACGTCGAGATATATCGCAAGTGGTTTGGCGCCGACCCGCTTTCAATTCCCTAA
- a CDS encoding HD-GYP domain-containing protein, which yields MLIRAYFHLVTFAAVLMLYWLYSSPGRIDWLLVLLLGAVCFVAEMLTYKLPNGGSVSLAFAICLAAILLGGPELGVMVAIAGSVTSRDLASGKPLYQIIFNMSQLGIAAAVAGSVYLGMGGVPLYFEPQIGVDIWIWLLLVLLTAVTYTAINVGLVVIAIRLVTKSQFRAIASDALHYIRGLLPLALLGLVIAKLVALAGFAYLVLLIAPFLVSRQTFMIYQQRQAAYLDTVRSLVAAIEVKDKYTSGHTERVAAYARAVCQHLGLREFEVQRIEWAALLHDIGKVIVRGETLCKQGELSDEEYCEIREHPAIAVEILEEVEFLRDVIPLIAAHHERLDGKGYPMGLKGDEIPLGARIIMVADTFDAITSLRPYRETLSLDEAIQELRNSVPSHLDPKCVEAFVAAINEGAIAPATVRRGVGEPANV from the coding sequence ATGCTGATCCGTGCCTACTTCCATCTAGTTACATTCGCGGCAGTGCTGATGCTCTATTGGTTATATAGCTCGCCTGGCCGTATTGACTGGCTGCTAGTGTTGCTGCTTGGTGCAGTGTGTTTTGTTGCTGAAATGCTTACTTATAAGTTGCCGAACGGCGGCAGCGTGTCACTGGCGTTTGCAATTTGCCTTGCTGCGATTTTGCTAGGCGGACCTGAGCTAGGCGTAATGGTTGCGATTGCTGGATCGGTAACCTCCAGGGACTTGGCTAGCGGCAAGCCACTCTATCAAATTATTTTCAATATGTCGCAGCTTGGAATAGCGGCGGCAGTTGCGGGAAGTGTCTATTTGGGCATGGGGGGCGTGCCGCTATACTTCGAACCGCAGATAGGTGTTGACATTTGGATTTGGCTGTTACTGGTGCTACTTACGGCTGTAACGTATACAGCAATAAACGTAGGGCTTGTTGTAATCGCGATCCGGTTAGTGACCAAATCTCAGTTCAGAGCAATTGCATCCGATGCGTTGCATTATATACGAGGGCTGCTTCCACTAGCGTTGCTGGGACTCGTAATCGCAAAACTTGTGGCACTCGCGGGATTCGCGTATCTCGTATTACTGATCGCTCCCTTCCTGGTGTCCAGACAGACCTTCATGATCTATCAGCAGCGTCAGGCGGCGTATTTGGATACTGTTCGCTCGCTGGTAGCGGCGATAGAAGTGAAGGACAAGTACACAAGCGGGCACACCGAAAGAGTAGCGGCTTACGCGCGAGCAGTGTGTCAGCATTTAGGCTTGCGAGAGTTCGAAGTGCAGCGCATCGAGTGGGCCGCATTGCTGCACGACATCGGCAAGGTGATTGTCCGGGGGGAGACTCTGTGCAAACAGGGAGAGTTGAGCGACGAGGAATATTGCGAGATAAGGGAGCATCCCGCGATAGCGGTTGAGATATTGGAGGAAGTAGAGTTCTTGCGTGACGTCATTCCGCTGATCGCCGCGCACCACGAGCGTCTCGATGGTAAAGGTTATCCGATGGGGCTAAAGGGTGACGAGATACCCTTAGGTGCCCGCATAATTATGGTCGCCGATACTTTCGATGCGATCACTTCCTTGAGGCCATACCGGGAAACTCTCTCATTGGACGAGGCGATTCAGGAGTTGAGGAACTCTGTCCCTAGTCACCTTGACCCTAAATGCGTGGAGGCCTTTGTCGCCGCGATCAACGAAGGGGCGATCGCTCCTGCCACAGTGCGTCGAGGAGTGGGAGAGCCGGCAAATGTTTAG
- a CDS encoding amino acid ABC transporter ATP-binding protein, with amino-acid sequence MVRLVGLRKTFGSNEVLKGVDLEVTKGEVVVILGPSGSGKSTLLRCVNRLEEPTGGEIWFEDVMVNAPKTNINRVREHIGMVFQSFNLFPHLTAKGNVMLAQRLVLSRSKEEAERVAVEQLTRVGLEHKIESYPAQLSGGQQQRVAIARSLAMDPHVMLFDEVTSALDPELVRDVLDVMKALAKGGMTMLVVTHEMGFARDVADRVVFMDEGLIVEQGTPTQVFDSPSHERTRDFLGHIS; translated from the coding sequence ATCGTTCGCCTCGTTGGTCTTCGCAAGACTTTCGGCTCCAATGAGGTGCTCAAAGGGGTCGATCTTGAGGTGACCAAGGGCGAGGTGGTCGTCATCCTCGGCCCCAGCGGAAGCGGCAAGTCAACACTGCTGCGCTGCGTGAATCGCCTCGAAGAGCCCACCGGCGGCGAGATCTGGTTCGAGGACGTCATGGTCAACGCCCCGAAAACCAATATCAACAGGGTTCGTGAGCACATCGGAATGGTGTTTCAGTCGTTCAATCTGTTTCCCCACCTTACCGCTAAGGGCAATGTGATGCTTGCGCAACGGCTGGTGCTCAGCCGATCGAAAGAGGAAGCGGAGCGAGTAGCCGTAGAGCAACTGACTCGCGTCGGGCTCGAGCACAAGATAGAAAGCTATCCTGCGCAGTTATCCGGCGGACAGCAACAGCGCGTTGCGATAGCGAGATCACTCGCTATGGATCCGCATGTGATGCTCTTTGACGAGGTGACCTCCGCGCTCGACCCTGAGCTAGTTCGGGATGTTCTCGACGTTATGAAGGCCCTGGCCAAAGGAGGAATGACTATGCTGGTCGTGACTCACGAGATGGGCTTTGCTCGGGATGTGGCGGATCGAGTCGTGTTCATGGACGAGGGCTTGATCGTCGAGCAGGGAACTCCCACTCAAGTTTTCGATTCGCCCTCTCACGAACGAACACGGGATTTTCTCGGCCATATCAGTTAG
- a CDS encoding amino acid ABC transporter permease — translation MEAFIQWWETNPVTRLFLSVDVIERSIPIIFSAFPVSVFFGVGSFLLAIPVGLAIAFLKMSKSRLLRWPATAYVDLIRGTPLFLQILVVWFGVTLLPGYQDMIRDNPWLKEPFLFGIDYTIYMRGLFILSLNSSAYMAEIFRAGIQSIHKGQMEAARSLGMTLPKAMFFVIIPQTVRRILPTMMNEFILLFKDTALLAAVGINEITQRARQFAAVELNMSAYIVAAGFYLLLTIPLGRIVARLEAKLAESEGGGGR, via the coding sequence TTGGAAGCTTTCATTCAGTGGTGGGAGACTAACCCGGTCACGAGGCTGTTTCTCTCGGTCGACGTGATCGAAAGATCGATTCCCATTATCTTTAGCGCTTTTCCGGTTTCTGTATTTTTTGGGGTTGGCTCGTTTCTTTTGGCGATCCCGGTAGGGCTGGCGATAGCGTTTCTCAAGATGTCAAAGTCGCGTCTCCTCAGATGGCCAGCTACTGCGTATGTCGATCTGATCAGAGGCACACCGCTTTTCCTGCAGATTCTGGTCGTGTGGTTCGGCGTCACGCTGCTTCCGGGATATCAGGATATGATTCGCGATAATCCCTGGCTCAAAGAGCCGTTTTTGTTCGGCATTGATTACACAATCTACATGCGTGGCCTCTTTATCTTGTCCCTCAACTCCTCTGCGTATATGGCCGAGATATTCCGCGCCGGTATTCAGTCGATTCACAAGGGTCAGATGGAGGCCGCTCGCTCGCTCGGGATGACTCTGCCAAAGGCGATGTTCTTCGTGATCATCCCTCAAACAGTGCGCCGCATACTACCGACGATGATGAACGAGTTCATCCTGCTCTTCAAAGACACCGCTCTTCTTGCAGCGGTTGGCATCAACGAGATTACCCAACGTGCGAGACAGTTCGCGGCCGTCGAGCTCAATATGTCTGCCTATATTGTTGCGGCGGGATTCTACCTGCTTTTGACCATACCCCTAGGCAGAATCGTCGCACGCCTTGAAGCCAAACTCGCCGAGTCGGAGGGTGGTGGAGGAAGGTGA
- a CDS encoding DUF5317 domain-containing protein yields MILIIGMLLGIALGLITKGKFGALAHHRLRGIEIFIVLLFIQLVATGIPVELPESILLYVFWMIPALGCLAISLWNVREPGFALVALGLALNIVVIAVNGGMPVLTANAAMISSQAQVVYAALDQSWLHVPAEMGTSLLWLGDVLPVPGPGDSGNIVSIGDVYMSFGLGVYIFAAMHDQFDDCKN; encoded by the coding sequence ATGATTCTTATTATCGGAATGCTTCTCGGCATCGCGCTGGGCCTTATCACCAAAGGAAAGTTCGGCGCGTTGGCCCACCATCGGCTGCGGGGGATCGAGATATTTATTGTGCTTCTGTTTATTCAGCTTGTGGCGACGGGGATTCCGGTGGAGTTGCCCGAATCGATTTTACTGTACGTTTTTTGGATGATCCCGGCTTTAGGCTGTCTCGCGATATCGCTTTGGAACGTCCGCGAGCCGGGTTTTGCGCTTGTCGCATTGGGCCTTGCACTCAATATTGTGGTAATCGCTGTGAATGGCGGGATGCCGGTACTAACGGCAAATGCTGCGATGATATCCAGCCAAGCGCAAGTGGTTTATGCCGCGCTGGATCAATCGTGGCTCCACGTTCCGGCCGAAATGGGTACATCTTTGTTATGGCTCGGCGATGTGCTGCCGGTGCCCGGACCCGGAGATTCGGGAAACATCGTCAGCATAGGAGATGTGTATATGTCGTTTGGTTTGGGGGTATATATTTTCGCAGCTATGCATGATCAGTTTGATGATTGCAAAAATTAG